One window from the genome of Vicinamibacteria bacterium encodes:
- a CDS encoding DinB family protein, with the protein MKMNELFQALLEREAAVSRRVLERVPEGRPDWKPHDKSMPFGYLSNLVATMPSWIAMEILQNELDLAPPGGSTYQPQSAETVAELLRAHDDAIAKAQRALGGTNDEHLKTPWRLLVAEKPVMEAPRHVVIADTFTHLAHHRGQLSVYLRLLNIPVPSLYGPSADERAW; encoded by the coding sequence ATGAAAATGAACGAGCTCTTTCAGGCCCTGCTGGAACGCGAAGCCGCGGTATCGCGACGCGTCCTGGAGCGCGTCCCTGAGGGGCGTCCAGATTGGAAGCCGCACGACAAATCGATGCCCTTCGGCTATCTGTCGAACCTGGTGGCGACGATGCCTTCCTGGATCGCCATGGAGATCCTGCAGAATGAGCTCGACCTCGCGCCGCCCGGCGGATCCACGTACCAGCCTCAATCGGCCGAGACGGTCGCGGAGCTCCTTCGGGCCCACGATGACGCAATCGCCAAGGCTCAGCGAGCTCTCGGGGGCACCAACGACGAGCATTTGAAGACACCGTGGCGGCTGCTCGTGGCCGAGAAGCCGGTCATGGAGGCCCCGCGGCACGTTGTGATCGCCGACACCTTCACTCACCTGGCGCATCATCGGGGCCAGCTGAGCGTCTACTTGAGGTTACTGAATATACCCGTGCCTTCGCTCTACGGACCGTCCGCGGACGAGCGAGCCTGGTAA